In Paraburkholderia terrae, a genomic segment contains:
- a CDS encoding MFS transporter, translating to MDERPASPEKPTSGRSRVSTLRQIPGSVWVLGCVSLLMDISSEIIHSLLPMFMLVSLGASATTIGLIEGIAEATAPIVKVFSGALSDYLGNRKWLAVAGYGLGALSKPLFAIAPTLGLVVTARVIDRIGKGIRGAPRDALVADVTPPPLRGAAFGLRQSLDTVGAFLGPLLAAAIMLIWANNFRLAFWLAVIPGVLAVALLAAGIDEPARQPGAKRVNPIRRDSIRQLGGAFWWIVAVGAAFALARFSEAFLVLRALDSGVPVALVPLVMVAMNVVYSLSAYPLGKLADSTSHVRLLVAGLVILGVSDIVLAHAVHWSILLVGVALWGLHMGTTQGLFATMVSHSAPAHLRGTAFGLFNLASGLVTLVSSVIAGALWDTIGAAATFYAGAAFCVVTIVLLLARPARRIEPRS from the coding sequence ATGGACGAGCGTCCTGCTTCCCCGGAAAAGCCGACGTCCGGCCGGTCCCGCGTCAGCACCCTTCGGCAGATACCCGGCAGCGTCTGGGTGTTGGGCTGCGTGAGCCTGTTGATGGACATCTCATCGGAGATCATTCACAGCTTGCTGCCGATGTTCATGTTGGTGAGCCTCGGCGCGAGCGCGACGACGATCGGATTGATCGAGGGCATCGCCGAGGCGACGGCGCCCATCGTCAAGGTCTTTTCCGGTGCGCTCAGTGATTACCTCGGCAACCGCAAATGGCTCGCCGTCGCGGGCTATGGGCTCGGCGCGCTGAGCAAGCCGCTGTTCGCGATTGCACCGACCCTCGGCCTCGTCGTGACGGCGCGCGTGATAGACCGGATCGGCAAAGGCATTCGCGGCGCACCGCGCGATGCACTCGTCGCCGATGTCACGCCGCCGCCGCTGCGTGGGGCTGCTTTCGGATTGCGGCAGTCGCTCGATACCGTGGGTGCCTTTCTCGGGCCGCTGCTCGCGGCCGCGATCATGCTGATCTGGGCGAATAACTTCCGGCTGGCGTTCTGGCTGGCCGTCATTCCTGGTGTGCTGGCTGTCGCGTTGCTGGCGGCCGGCATCGACGAACCCGCGCGCCAACCGGGCGCGAAGCGCGTCAATCCGATCCGGCGCGACAGCATTCGTCAACTCGGTGGCGCGTTCTGGTGGATCGTCGCAGTCGGGGCCGCGTTCGCACTCGCGCGCTTCAGCGAGGCGTTCCTCGTGCTGCGCGCGCTGGATAGCGGCGTGCCCGTCGCGCTGGTGCCGCTCGTGATGGTCGCGATGAACGTCGTGTATTCGCTATCGGCCTATCCGCTCGGCAAGCTCGCCGACTCGACGAGTCATGTCAGGCTGCTGGTGGCGGGGCTCGTGATACTCGGCGTGTCCGATATCGTGCTTGCGCACGCGGTTCACTGGAGCATCCTGCTCGTGGGCGTTGCGCTGTGGGGCCTGCATATGGGCACGACGCAAGGGCTGTTCGCGACGATGGTGTCGCATAGCGCGCCCGCGCATTTGCGCGGCACGGCGTTCGGCTTGTTCAATCTCGCGAGCGGGCTTGTGACGCTGGTTTCCAGCGTGATCGCGGGCGCGTTGTGGGACACGATAGGCGCGGCTGCGACGTTCTATGCCGGCGCCGCATTTTGCGTGGTCACGATCGTGCTGCTGCTGGCACGTCCCGCGCGACGCATCGAGCCGCGCAGCTAA
- a CDS encoding flagellin domain-containing protein, producing MLNINTNIMSLTAQNNLEGSQNALSQAINRLSSGKRINTAADDAAGLAIATSQTASINALTQGAANANNGISMVQTTNGALQSIVDNLQRIRQLAVEAGDGSLDSNALANLQAEVSTRLTEITRVAQQTTFNGQAVLNGVGSVNFQIGAFNGQQITANFGTQSWDANSLGISGLSVATASGAQAAMSSIDSVLTSVNTFQATLGATQNTFQAAISTTQTEATNMSAAESQITDADFATETANLSKAQVLQQAGISVLAQANSMPQQVLKLLQ from the coding sequence ATGCTTAACATCAATACGAACATCATGTCGCTGACGGCGCAGAACAACCTGGAGGGTTCGCAAAACGCGCTCTCGCAGGCGATCAACCGTCTGTCGTCGGGCAAGCGTATCAACACGGCCGCTGACGACGCGGCGGGCCTCGCAATCGCTACGTCGCAAACGGCATCGATCAATGCGTTGACGCAAGGCGCCGCAAACGCGAACAACGGCATTTCGATGGTGCAGACCACGAACGGCGCACTGCAATCGATCGTCGACAACCTGCAGCGCATCCGCCAGCTGGCAGTGGAAGCAGGCGACGGCTCGCTCGACTCGAATGCGCTCGCCAACCTGCAGGCGGAAGTGTCGACGCGTCTGACGGAAATCACCCGCGTTGCGCAACAGACTACGTTCAACGGTCAGGCGGTGCTGAACGGTGTCGGCTCGGTCAACTTCCAGATCGGCGCGTTCAACGGCCAGCAGATCACCGCTAACTTCGGCACGCAGAGCTGGGACGCCAACTCGCTGGGCATCAGCGGCTTGAGCGTGGCGACCGCTTCGGGCGCGCAAGCCGCCATGAGTTCGATCGATAGCGTGCTGACGAGCGTGAACACCTTCCAGGCAACGCTCGGCGCGACGCAGAACACGTTCCAGGCCGCCATTTCGACGACGCAAACGGAAGCGACCAACATGAGCGCCGCCGAATCGCAGATCACCGACGCGGACTTTGCGACGGAAACGGCCAACCTGTCGAAGGCTCAGGTGTTGCAGCAAGCGGGTATCTCGGTGCTCGCGCAAGCGAACTCGATGCCGCAGCAGGTGCTGAAGCTGCTGCAGTAA
- a CDS encoding TlpA disulfide reductase family protein, whose product MNIGPLALPAGPLALFIGIAVALLVSRFSGEKQSDVERALFTALLIGLFVARAVFVLQYLPSYRGEFLQMLDIRDAGFAATPGIAAGIVVALIAAIRRSAIRRSLAVTVISGFVAWGIAGAVMDRSDEPSHVPSITLLDEAGMPQRLARNNGKPLVVNLWATWCGPCRGEMPVLASEQTNHPELDLVFVNQGEDRHTVEAFLADLNLHIDNSRFDPQLILAKSVNVTAYPTTLFYDANGRLLEKHLGRVSQATFDAMLARLYPSLESSRP is encoded by the coding sequence ATGAATATCGGCCCTTTGGCTCTTCCTGCTGGACCGCTTGCTTTGTTCATTGGCATCGCCGTAGCGTTACTCGTCAGTAGATTCTCTGGCGAGAAGCAATCCGACGTCGAGCGCGCCCTCTTTACGGCGTTACTCATTGGCCTGTTCGTCGCGCGTGCTGTGTTCGTCCTTCAATACCTGCCGAGCTATCGCGGCGAGTTCCTGCAAATGCTCGATATCAGAGACGCGGGATTCGCAGCGACACCGGGCATTGCGGCAGGAATCGTCGTCGCGCTGATTGCCGCAATACGACGATCGGCAATACGACGTTCATTAGCCGTCACGGTAATATCGGGCTTCGTCGCGTGGGGCATCGCTGGTGCGGTGATGGATCGATCCGACGAGCCTTCGCACGTGCCGTCGATAACGCTACTCGACGAGGCCGGTATGCCGCAGCGCCTGGCACGCAACAACGGCAAGCCACTCGTCGTCAATTTGTGGGCGACATGGTGTGGACCCTGTCGAGGCGAAATGCCCGTGCTTGCCAGCGAGCAGACAAACCATCCCGAACTCGATCTGGTTTTCGTGAATCAGGGAGAAGACCGCCACACGGTCGAGGCGTTTCTGGCAGACCTCAACTTGCACATCGATAACTCCCGTTTTGATCCGCAACTGATACTCGCAAAGAGCGTGAATGTCACCGCGTATCCGACCACGCTCTTTTACGATGCCAACGGACGATTGCTGGAAAAGCACCTGGGGCGCGTGTCGCAGGCGACTTTCGATGCAATGCTGGCTCGGCTTTATCCATCGCTTGAATCTTCGAGACCTTGA
- a CDS encoding SDR family NAD(P)-dependent oxidoreductase: protein MNRLANRTAVITGGSSGIGLATAQRFVDEGAYVFIVGRRQSELDKAVQQIGRNVTAVQADVTKLDELDRLFSIVGEQRGKIDVLFANSGAVEHRTLEEITPQHYDATFDVNVRGLIFTAQKALPLMASGSSIILTSSIAGVKGLPAHDTYSAAKAAVRSLARTWTVELKGRGIRVNAISPGAIDTPIIDSQVATAAEADELRARFAAATPLGRIGRPEEIASAALFLASDESSYVAGIDLFVDGGLAQV, encoded by the coding sequence ATGAATCGACTTGCAAACAGGACAGCCGTCATCACCGGCGGCAGCAGCGGCATTGGACTTGCCACCGCGCAACGCTTCGTCGACGAGGGCGCGTATGTGTTCATCGTCGGGAGACGGCAATCGGAACTCGACAAGGCGGTGCAGCAGATTGGCCGCAACGTGACGGCCGTGCAGGCCGACGTAACGAAGCTCGATGAGTTGGACCGCCTGTTTTCCATTGTCGGAGAGCAACGCGGCAAGATCGACGTTCTGTTCGCCAATTCAGGGGCGGTCGAGCATCGCACGCTCGAAGAGATTACGCCGCAGCATTACGATGCCACGTTCGACGTCAACGTGCGCGGACTCATTTTCACCGCACAAAAAGCGCTGCCGTTGATGGCCAGTGGAAGCAGCATCATCCTGACCAGTTCGATCGCTGGCGTCAAAGGCTTGCCGGCTCACGACACTTACAGCGCGGCGAAGGCAGCCGTCCGCTCGCTGGCGCGAACATGGACCGTCGAACTGAAGGGCCGCGGCATTCGCGTCAATGCCATCAGCCCAGGTGCGATCGACACGCCGATCATCGACAGCCAGGTTGCGACGGCCGCCGAAGCAGATGAACTGCGCGCCAGGTTCGCTGCCGCGACGCCATTGGGCCGCATCGGCCGGCCTGAGGAAATTGCGTCCGCAGCGCTGTTCCTCGCATCCGACGAGAGCAGCTACGTTGCGGGTATCGACCTGTTCGTCGACGGTGGCCTCGCGCAGGTGTGA
- a CDS encoding alkene reductase has product MNTLFSRTHVGPFELSHRIVLAPLTRMRTEEGNVPGDLMVEYYTQRASEGGLLISDATAVSPLGIAYVDAPGIYTDAQVKGWRRVTDAVHAKGARIFLQMWHAGRQAHPANTGGITPVAPSALRSLEHAAIRDGNGNVAEAELIVPRALEIDEIAGIVEQFRRGAVLAKEAGFDGVELHGANGYLFEQFLLDGTNHRTDVYGGPIENRARFLFDTLDAVVSVWGPGRVALRLSPSGTYGTMSDSDPHATFGYVAERLNSYDLAYLHVIEPRIRGIVEQETSESDVTSKDMRRFYNGTIIAAGGFTGESAGQIVADGHADLVAFGRMFISNPDLPDRLRTGKPLTRYDRSTFYGGDARGYTDYAFHAETETA; this is encoded by the coding sequence ATGAACACGCTCTTCAGCCGTACCCATGTCGGCCCTTTCGAACTCAGTCACCGAATCGTGCTCGCGCCGCTCACGCGGATGCGCACCGAGGAAGGCAACGTGCCCGGCGACCTGATGGTCGAGTACTACACGCAGCGCGCCTCGGAAGGCGGCCTGCTGATTAGCGACGCGACGGCCGTCTCGCCGCTTGGCATTGCCTACGTCGACGCGCCAGGCATTTACACGGATGCGCAGGTGAAGGGCTGGAGGCGCGTGACGGATGCCGTGCATGCGAAGGGCGCGCGCATCTTCCTGCAAATGTGGCACGCGGGACGCCAGGCGCATCCCGCCAACACGGGCGGCATCACACCTGTTGCCCCTTCCGCGTTGCGCTCGCTCGAACACGCAGCCATTCGCGACGGGAACGGCAACGTGGCGGAAGCCGAACTGATCGTGCCACGCGCACTGGAGATCGACGAAATTGCGGGCATTGTCGAGCAGTTCCGTCGCGGTGCCGTGCTGGCGAAAGAGGCAGGCTTCGACGGTGTCGAGCTTCACGGCGCAAATGGATATCTGTTCGAGCAGTTCCTGCTGGACGGCACGAACCATCGCACCGACGTCTATGGTGGCCCGATCGAGAATCGCGCGCGATTCCTGTTCGACACGCTCGATGCCGTCGTCTCCGTGTGGGGGCCCGGCCGCGTCGCACTGCGGCTGTCGCCGAGCGGCACGTACGGCACGATGTCGGACAGCGATCCGCATGCCACCTTCGGCTATGTTGCAGAGCGCCTGAACAGTTATGACCTCGCGTACCTGCATGTCATCGAGCCACGTATTCGCGGCATCGTCGAGCAGGAGACGAGCGAGTCGGACGTGACGTCGAAAGACATGCGGCGCTTCTACAACGGCACGATCATCGCCGCAGGCGGCTTTACGGGCGAAAGCGCCGGGCAGATCGTCGCCGACGGCCACGCGGACCTCGTCGCATTCGGGCGCATGTTCATTTCGAATCCCGATCTGCCCGACCGTCTGCGCACCGGCAAGCCGCTCACCCGCTACGACCGTTCGACCTTCTACGGCGGCGATGCGCGTGGCTATACCGACTATGCGTTTCATGCCGAAACCGAAACCGCTTGA
- a CDS encoding LysR family transcriptional regulator gives MDRLAAMEIFVSVAEAGSFSAAAKRMNVGQPAISKSVAQLEERLGVRLILRSTRGLTMTDAGQRFYEHAKRAIQEADDAEQVVRDASDSLSGKLRVSAAVTFACLHVLPSLNAFLSRHPKLEIDLKLDDRIIDLLEEGMDVALRMGALTDSSMTARRIGRSPRLVVGTPDYFARAGVPTTPAELNRHQAIVYSQRGGGETWTFHQNDSDVDVTVSGRVRVSAAEGMRTAVLNGMGLAIASRWMFSPELASGQVEAVLTDWTLPAVDLWAVFPSGRLVTAKARAFVEFVEEALARA, from the coding sequence ATGGATCGACTGGCCGCAATGGAAATTTTTGTCAGCGTTGCCGAGGCGGGCTCGTTTTCGGCTGCCGCGAAGCGGATGAACGTGGGGCAGCCCGCCATTTCCAAATCCGTTGCACAGCTGGAAGAACGCCTGGGCGTGCGGCTCATCCTGCGTTCGACGCGAGGCTTGACGATGACGGACGCTGGCCAACGTTTCTACGAGCATGCGAAGCGCGCGATCCAGGAGGCCGACGACGCGGAACAGGTCGTGCGCGACGCCTCCGATAGCCTGTCCGGCAAGCTGCGCGTCAGCGCGGCGGTGACGTTCGCGTGCCTGCATGTGCTGCCGTCGCTGAATGCCTTCCTGAGCCGGCATCCCAAGCTGGAAATCGACCTCAAGCTCGACGATCGCATCATCGATCTGCTCGAAGAGGGCATGGACGTGGCGTTGCGGATGGGGGCGCTGACTGATTCGTCGATGACGGCGCGGCGTATCGGGCGAAGTCCGCGGCTCGTCGTCGGCACGCCGGACTATTTCGCACGGGCAGGCGTGCCCACGACACCCGCCGAGCTGAATCGACATCAGGCAATCGTCTACTCGCAGCGCGGCGGCGGCGAGACATGGACGTTCCACCAGAACGACAGCGACGTCGATGTGACGGTATCGGGACGTGTTCGCGTGAGCGCGGCGGAAGGCATGCGCACGGCCGTCCTCAATGGAATGGGGCTCGCCATCGCGTCGCGCTGGATGTTTTCTCCCGAGTTGGCATCGGGCCAGGTCGAGGCCGTGTTGACCGACTGGACCTTGCCCGCGGTCGATCTTTGGGCCGTCTTTCCATCGGGGCGGCTGGTGACGGCGAAAGCGCGTGCATTCGTTGAATTCGTCGAGGAGGCGCTCGCTCGTGCGTAA
- a CDS encoding SDR family oxidoreductase — translation MGTSSKVLVAGASGLIGVAAIESFLSAGWDVVGISRRKPDLPSGREFEFIPVDLRDENAAREALSALGGITHVAYAAIYENADDLVSGWSNADQIEINNAMLRNVIEPLVSGKSKATFKHVSILQGTKAYGVHLHPIAIPARESDPRDDHANFFFDQQDYVRDAGEKHGFTHTVLRPQLVTGKTPGALNVLPAIGVYAAIRREKGESFGFPGGPSFVWEMADADLVGEVMVWAAQSPQAANEIFNVTNGDVFEWRSVWPAMAKTLGVNAGTDEPRNVAQYIRENADVWAKIVARYGLASGDLRSFVGQGDQHADFAFAYGAPAGPVAFVSTVKLRKTGFNAAVDTRDAFCDALQSFIDRKLLPPAL, via the coding sequence ATGGGCACGAGCAGCAAGGTACTGGTAGCGGGCGCGAGCGGACTGATTGGTGTTGCCGCTATCGAGAGCTTTCTCTCTGCGGGTTGGGATGTGGTCGGCATTTCCCGGCGCAAGCCGGACCTGCCGAGCGGCCGCGAATTTGAATTCATTCCCGTGGACTTGCGCGACGAGAACGCTGCGCGTGAAGCGCTGTCTGCGCTCGGCGGCATTACGCATGTCGCGTATGCGGCAATCTACGAGAATGCGGATGATCTGGTGAGCGGCTGGTCGAACGCGGATCAGATCGAGATCAACAACGCGATGCTCCGCAATGTGATTGAGCCGCTCGTTTCAGGAAAATCGAAAGCGACGTTCAAGCACGTGTCGATCCTGCAAGGCACGAAGGCGTACGGCGTACACCTGCATCCTATTGCCATTCCGGCACGCGAAAGCGACCCGCGCGACGATCACGCAAACTTTTTCTTCGATCAACAGGACTACGTTCGCGACGCTGGTGAAAAACACGGGTTCACGCATACCGTGCTACGTCCGCAACTCGTGACGGGAAAAACCCCCGGCGCGCTCAATGTGCTTCCCGCTATCGGTGTCTACGCCGCGATCCGCCGCGAGAAGGGTGAGTCATTCGGCTTTCCGGGTGGCCCGTCCTTCGTCTGGGAAATGGCGGATGCCGATCTCGTCGGCGAGGTGATGGTTTGGGCCGCGCAGTCTCCGCAAGCGGCGAATGAGATCTTCAATGTCACCAACGGCGATGTCTTCGAATGGCGCAGCGTATGGCCGGCGATGGCGAAGACGCTCGGCGTGAATGCCGGGACCGACGAGCCAAGGAACGTCGCGCAGTACATTCGTGAGAACGCGGACGTGTGGGCGAAGATCGTCGCCCGGTACGGACTTGCGAGCGGCGATCTTCGCTCTTTCGTCGGACAGGGCGACCAGCATGCCGATTTTGCGTTTGCATACGGCGCGCCGGCGGGGCCTGTCGCTTTCGTCAGCACGGTAAAGCTTCGCAAGACGGGATTCAATGCGGCGGTCGATACGCGCGATGCGTTCTGCGATGCGCTTCAGTCTTTTATCGACCGCAAGCTGTTGCCGCCTGCGTTGTGA
- a CDS encoding nitroreductase family protein codes for MTSSNTRTAEHPIDRQFLERWSPRAFAQDTIPEASLLTFLEAARWAPSSYNSQPWRFVYARRDTEHWTQFLGFLNDFNRGWAQHAAAILIVLSKRSFTPPGATDEVALASHSFDTGAAWGYFALQASLSGWKAHGLAGIERERIRAELAIPDDYAVEAAIAIGRPGDKSSLPEGLQKRETPSPRNPLSTFAAEGQFTF; via the coding sequence ATGACTTCATCGAATACACGTACGGCCGAGCATCCCATCGACAGACAGTTTCTGGAACGCTGGTCGCCGCGCGCCTTCGCGCAAGACACGATTCCGGAAGCCTCGCTGCTGACGTTCCTCGAAGCGGCCCGCTGGGCGCCTTCTTCGTATAACTCGCAGCCGTGGCGCTTTGTCTATGCACGGCGCGATACGGAGCACTGGACCCAGTTTCTCGGCTTTCTCAATGACTTCAACCGAGGCTGGGCGCAACATGCAGCCGCCATTCTGATCGTGCTGTCGAAGCGGTCATTCACGCCGCCAGGCGCAACCGACGAGGTCGCGCTAGCGTCGCATTCGTTTGATACGGGTGCTGCCTGGGGTTATTTCGCGCTGCAGGCGAGCCTGTCCGGATGGAAGGCTCATGGTCTTGCCGGTATCGAACGCGAGCGCATTCGTGCAGAACTGGCAATTCCCGACGACTATGCCGTCGAAGCGGCGATCGCGATCGGCCGCCCCGGCGACAAGTCTTCGTTGCCTGAAGGACTGCAGAAACGCGAGACGCCGAGCCCGCGCAATCCGCTCTCCACGTTTGCCGCGGAAGGACAGTTCACGTTCTGA
- a CDS encoding MFS transporter: MSTVAIPSTPLDSSVAHDSARPAVIRSAQDVSRIVNAGAVKGSNARIVIAIALGGVFLDAYDLTSLAYGIKDIAKQFALSPVQVGFVSSAITFGAILGALFGGYLTDRIGRYRVFMADMLFFVVAAIAAGLAPNAWVLGGARFLMGFGVGLDLPVAMAFLAEFSRVAGKGNKAASVAAWCPAWYAATSTCYLLILGLYAILPEHQLGWLWRLTLAFGAVPAIVIILVRSRYISESPVWAANQGDLEGAARILKRSYGVDAVVERATAPVAQPRRASWHNYGVLFNATYRRRTILAAVIGSASSFGYNAIIFGLPVIITSFFAQGPLTTIVASLTLNLLFAFVGGLIGVRTAPTIGAWKMTVLGHSLQFASLIGLALIGRPSGTALVVAAILLLGGYLFGQGFGPGSHSMTYASLSYPTSLRGIGVGFNQTLVRTASTISLFLFPVLAGALGTKVFWVIAIAPLTSLLVLLAIRWEPSGYDIDGEDYVSVPSVTERAGA, translated from the coding sequence ATGTCTACCGTCGCTATTCCATCCACTCCGCTGGACTCGTCCGTTGCACACGATTCCGCTCGTCCCGCCGTCATCCGCTCCGCGCAGGACGTATCGCGTATCGTCAACGCGGGCGCGGTGAAAGGCAGTAATGCACGCATCGTGATCGCGATTGCACTAGGCGGCGTGTTCCTCGATGCCTATGATCTGACCTCGCTCGCCTACGGCATCAAGGACATCGCGAAACAGTTCGCACTGTCGCCCGTGCAGGTAGGTTTCGTTTCTTCCGCGATCACGTTCGGCGCGATTCTCGGCGCGTTGTTCGGCGGCTATCTGACCGATCGGATCGGCCGCTATCGCGTCTTTATGGCAGACATGCTGTTCTTCGTCGTTGCCGCGATTGCGGCCGGTCTCGCGCCGAACGCCTGGGTGCTCGGCGGCGCGCGCTTCCTGATGGGGTTCGGCGTCGGGCTCGATCTGCCCGTTGCGATGGCGTTTCTGGCGGAGTTCTCGCGTGTGGCGGGCAAGGGCAACAAGGCGGCAAGCGTCGCTGCGTGGTGCCCCGCGTGGTATGCCGCGACGAGTACATGCTACCTGCTGATTCTCGGTCTGTACGCGATCCTGCCCGAGCACCAGCTCGGCTGGCTGTGGCGGCTCACGCTCGCGTTCGGCGCCGTGCCCGCGATCGTCATCATTCTGGTGCGCAGCCGCTATATCAGCGAATCGCCGGTCTGGGCAGCGAATCAGGGCGACCTCGAAGGCGCTGCGCGCATCCTCAAGCGCTCGTATGGCGTCGATGCCGTCGTCGAGCGTGCGACGGCGCCCGTTGCACAACCGCGCCGCGCTTCGTGGCATAACTATGGCGTGCTGTTCAACGCCACATACCGCAGACGCACGATACTCGCGGCCGTGATCGGCAGCGCGTCGTCGTTCGGTTACAACGCGATCATCTTTGGCTTGCCTGTCATCATCACGAGCTTTTTCGCGCAAGGGCCTCTGACGACAATCGTCGCATCGCTCACGCTCAATCTGTTGTTCGCATTCGTGGGCGGGTTGATCGGCGTGCGAACCGCACCGACAATCGGTGCGTGGAAAATGACCGTGCTCGGTCATTCGCTGCAATTCGCTTCGTTGATCGGGCTTGCGCTGATCGGTCGTCCGAGCGGCACCGCGCTGGTGGTGGCGGCGATTCTGCTGCTGGGCGGCTATCTGTTCGGGCAAGGCTTCGGGCCCGGTTCGCATTCGATGACTTACGCGTCCCTCAGCTACCCAACTTCACTGCGCGGTATCGGCGTGGGGTTCAACCAGACGCTCGTGCGCACGGCTTCGACGATCTCGCTGTTTCTGTTCCCAGTGCTGGCGGGCGCGCTCGGCACGAAGGTGTTCTGGGTCATCGCGATTGCTCCGCTGACGTCGCTGCTGGTGCTGCTCGCGATCCGCTGGGAACCGTCTGGCTACGATATCGACGGCGAGGATTATGTGAGCGTGCCGTCCGTCACCGAGCGCGCCGGCGCCTGA